Proteins encoded together in one Triticum dicoccoides isolate Atlit2015 ecotype Zavitan chromosome 7B, WEW_v2.0, whole genome shotgun sequence window:
- the LOC119337397 gene encoding potassium transporter 24-like, which yields MDAESGGGAARAARRKPWSAELLLAYQSLGVVYGDVATSPLYVFKSAFAGGDIEHSAGNEEIYGVLSLVFWTLTLIPLLKYVFFVLRADDHGEGGTFALYSLICRRVRAGLLPDGDELAARREGASPPAPLSAVRAALERHRVLQRMLLLLALLGTCMVIGDGVLTPAVSVFSAVSGLELELDNEQHEYILLPVTCAILVGLFTLQHYGTHRVGFLFAPIVCLWLLCISIIGLYNIIHWNPHVYRALSPYYAYKFLQKTQTGGWMSLGGILLCVTGSEAMYADLGHFSQSSIKIAFTSLVYPALILAYMGQAAYISRHHNFENINHIGFYVSVPEKIRWPVLVIAILAAVIGSQAVITGTFSIIKQCCSLSCFPKVKIVHTSSTVHGQIYIPEINWILMILCLAVTIGFRDTKHLTNAQGLAIITVMLVTTCLMSLVIVLCWNKSIVFSLVFLLFFGAIEVLYFSASLVKFREGAWVPIMLSLFFMIIMCVWHYGTIKKYEFDVENKVSISWLLNLGPSLGIVRVRGIGLIHTELMSGIPAIFSHFVTNLPAFHQVLVFLCIKSVPIPHIRPEERFWVGRVGPKQYRLYRVVVRYGYRDVPKDDIEFEKDLVCSIAEFIRCGDSDDQNGLLDGATDHTSERLSSITKGLPFQEDDDSEINGSDTSILSTGKETYQNAVGPKAKRVRFALPKDAQIDSEVRSELQELTDAREAGMSFITGRAHMKAKSGSGLVKKIAINCIYEFLRRNSRGSATAANIPHASTLEVGMVCQV from the exons ATGGACGCGGAgagcggcggcggtgcggcgaggGCGGCGCGCAGGAAG CCGTGGAGCGCGGAGCTGCTGCTGGCGTACCAGAGCCTCGGGGTGGTGTACGGCGACGTGGCGACGTCGCCGCTGTACGTGTTCAAGAGCGCCTTCGCCGGCGGGGACATCGAGCATTCCGCGGGGAACGAGGAGATCTACGGCGTGCTATCCCTCGTCTTCTGGACGTTGACCCTGATCCCGCTCCTCAAGTACGTCTTCTTCGTGCTCCGCGCCGACGACCACGGCGAGGGCGGCACCTTCGCGCTCTACTCCCTCATATGCCGCCGCGTCCGCGCGGGGCTCCTCCCCGACGGCGACGAGCTCGCGGCCCGGCGCGAGGGCGCATCGCCGCCCGCGCCCCTCTCGGCCGTGCGCGCCGCGCTGGAGCGGCACAGGGTCCTGCAGAGGATGCTGCTGCTGCTCGCTCTGCTCGGGACGTGCATGGTCATCGGCGACGGCGTGCTCACCCCTGCCGTCTCTG TGTTCTCGGCGGTTTCCGGGCTGGAGCTGGAGCTGGACAATGAGCAGCACGAAT ATATATTGCTACCGGTGACATGCGCTATATTGGTGGGTTTATTCACCCTGCAACACTACGGCACACACCGGGTCGGCTTTCTTTTCGCACCCATCGTTTGCTTGTGGCTTCTCTGCATCAGCATCATAGGGCTCTACAACATCATTCACTGGAATCCACATGTGTACCGAGCTCTTTCACCATACTACGCGTACAAATTTCTCCAGAAGACTCAAACAGGTGGCTGGATGTCGCTGGGTGGGATCCTTCTATGCGTAACGG GTTCTGAAGCTATGTATGCAGACCTTGGACATTTCTCTCAGTCTTCAATCAAG ATAGCTTTCACATCTTTAGTGTACCCAGCTCTGATATTGGCATATATGGGACAAGCTGCTTACATTTCAAGGCATCACAATTTTGAGAATATTAATCATATTGGATTTTACGTATCAGTCCCag AAAAAATCAGATGGCCTGTTCTGGTGATTGCAATTCTCGCAGCCGTTATTGGGAGTCAAGCAGTTATTACTGGCACATTCTCAATTATCAAACAGTGTTGTTCCTTAAGTTGCTTCCCAAAGGTGAAGATTGTGCATACATCCTCTACAGTACATGGTCAGATATACATACCAGAGATCAATTGGATCTTGATGATACTATGCCTGGCTGTTACTATAGGCTTCAGAGATACAAAGCACTTGACAAATGCACAAG GTCTGGCGATCATAACTGTAATGCTGGTCACTACTTGTTTGATGTCACTGGTTATTGTTCTTTGCTGGAACAAGAGCATAGTGTTTTCTCTCGTGTTCCTTCTATTCTTTGGTGCAATTGAGGTTCTTTACTTCTCAGCATCCCTTGTGAAATTTCGCGAAGGGGCTTGGGTACCCATTATGCTCTCGTTATTTTTCATGATAATTATGTGCGTGTGGCATTATGGTACCATAAAGAAGTATGAGTTTGATGTCGAAAACAAGGTCTCTATAAGTTGGCTCTTGAATCTCGGCCCTTCCTTGGGGATTGTTCGCGTCCGAGGGATTGGTCTGATACATACAGAGCTTATGTCTGGGATTCCAGCCATTTTCTCTCACTTTGTCACCAATCTACCTGCATTTCACCAG GTTCTGGTCTTTCTATGCATTAAATCAGTGCCTATACCACACATCCGACCTGAGGAGCGATTTTGGGTCGGCCGCGTCGGCCCAAAACAGTACCGTCTATACAGGGTGGTTGTCCGATACGGATACCGCGACGTGCCGAAGGACGACATAGAGTTTGAGAAGGACCTAGTGTGCAGCATTGCAGAGTTCATCCGCTGCGGCGACTCCGACGACCAAAACGGCTTACTGGACGGTGCCACAGACCATACCTCTGAGAGGCTGTCTTCCATCACTAAAGGCCTACCGTTTCAGGAGGACGATGACAGTGAGATCAATGGATCGGACACGTCGATACTGTCCACGGGCAAGGAGACGTACCAGAACGCGGTAGGACCGAAGGCAAAGAGGGTGAGGTTCGCGCTCCCGAAGGACGCGCAGATCGACAGCGAGGTCCGCAGCGAGCTGCAGGAGCTGACAGATGCTAGAGAGGCAGGCATGTCCTTCATCACGGGGCGCGCGCACATGAAGGCGAAAAGCGGGTCTGGCCTGGTGAAGAAGATCGCGATAAACTGCATCTACGAGTTCCTGAGAAGGAACAGCCGAGGTTCTGCCACGGCAGCTAACATACCTCATGCCTCGACCCTCGAGGTAGGGATGGTGTGCCAGGTCTGA